The Lysinibacillus pakistanensis genome includes a window with the following:
- a CDS encoding quaternary amine ABC transporter ATP-binding protein: MEKIKVEHVSKVFGKHIPQVLELVKQQKSKTDILKETGATVGVYDASFTVNEGEIFVIMGLSGSGKSTLIRLLNRLIEPTSGNIYIDGENISSMGKENLRNVRRNKMSMVFQNFGLFPHRTLLQNTEYGLEIRGISKEERQAKAEQALANAGLLAYKDQYPNQLSGGMQQRVGLARALANDPEILLMDEAFSALDPLIRKEMQDELLDLQRTLKKTILFITHDLNEALRIGDRIAIMKDGSIIQIGTGEEILTNPANDYVKTFVEDVDRSKVLTAENVMVRPVYVNVDLDGPAVALKRMRQEAVSLLMAVDKNRHLKGYITADDALAAAKKHEQTVHAIVQSEVLTVPPDMLLQDILGLIHNSPTPIAVVKDERLLGVLIRGVVIEALSTSDEEAVTHE, from the coding sequence ATGGAAAAAATAAAAGTGGAGCATGTTTCAAAAGTTTTTGGGAAGCATATTCCTCAAGTATTAGAACTCGTCAAACAACAAAAAAGCAAGACTGATATCTTAAAAGAAACAGGTGCAACTGTTGGTGTCTATGATGCAAGCTTTACAGTAAATGAAGGTGAAATTTTCGTCATCATGGGATTATCAGGAAGTGGGAAATCAACACTTATTCGGCTTTTAAACCGACTGATCGAACCAACCAGTGGAAACATTTATATCGATGGAGAAAATATTTCGTCAATGGGTAAAGAAAATTTACGAAATGTCAGAAGGAACAAAATGAGTATGGTTTTTCAAAACTTCGGTTTATTCCCCCATCGTACACTTCTTCAAAATACCGAATATGGCCTTGAAATCAGAGGCATCTCAAAAGAAGAACGTCAAGCAAAAGCGGAACAGGCACTCGCAAATGCTGGCTTACTCGCGTATAAAGACCAATATCCGAATCAATTATCAGGTGGTATGCAACAACGTGTTGGTTTAGCACGCGCACTTGCCAATGATCCTGAAATCTTACTAATGGATGAAGCCTTTTCAGCACTTGATCCATTAATTCGGAAAGAAATGCAAGATGAATTACTCGATTTACAACGAACATTGAAGAAAACCATTTTATTTATCACCCATGATTTAAATGAGGCATTGCGTATTGGAGATCGTATTGCCATTATGAAGGATGGCTCCATTATTCAAATTGGCACAGGGGAAGAAATTTTAACTAATCCAGCAAATGATTATGTCAAAACCTTCGTGGAAGATGTAGATCGTTCTAAAGTATTAACTGCTGAAAATGTTATGGTTCGGCCTGTATATGTCAATGTTGACTTAGATGGTCCTGCTGTAGCTCTTAAGAGAATGCGCCAAGAGGCTGTTAGTTTGCTAATGGCGGTTGACAAAAATCGTCATTTAAAAGGCTATATTACGGCTGATGACGCCCTAGCAGCTGCAAAAAAGCATGAACAAACCGTGCATGCCATTGTTCAATCAGAGGTATTAACCGTTCCACCAGATATGCTATTACAGGACATTTTGGGTTTGATTCATAATTCTCCTACTCCTATTGCAGTTGTAAAAGATGAGCGCTTACTTGGAGTCCTCATTCGTGGTGTTGTCATCGAAGCATTATCAACTAGCGATGAGGAGGCTGTTACACATGAATAA
- a CDS encoding CaiB/BaiF CoA transferase family protein, protein MQPLENIRVLDLSRVYAAPAGSMMLADLGAEVIRIEHPNGSDSMRDWGPFVQEQSTYYLCANRNKKSILLDLKTTEGRERFKDLVKDADIVLENFKTGDMARMGLSYEELKKVNPRLIYCAVTGFGQTGPLAHEPGFDPVIQAMSGLMHVTGSPEGEGTKVGVPIADILTSNYVVISILAALRQRDLTDQGQFIDLALLDVQMSSLANVASAYLNTGFSSQRLGNRHNNVAPYQVFQCADGPLMICVGTDGQFQKFCTMLKHEEWAKDPRFLSNTLRKQHEAELVQMIANVTITKTRDEWITLLQRYKIPGGRVNTIAEAFAQPQLIARDMIGELEHEQYGTIKFIKSPLKFSNLNIQYKLAPPLLGEHTNEFQKSSLL, encoded by the coding sequence ATGCAACCTCTTGAAAATATTCGAGTACTGGACTTATCACGCGTTTATGCTGCCCCTGCAGGCTCCATGATGTTGGCAGATTTAGGAGCAGAAGTAATTCGCATTGAACATCCAAATGGCTCCGATAGTATGCGAGATTGGGGACCGTTTGTTCAAGAACAAAGTACGTACTATCTCTGTGCTAACCGAAATAAAAAATCGATCCTACTAGACTTAAAAACAACAGAGGGTAGAGAAAGATTTAAAGATCTTGTCAAAGATGCAGATATCGTACTTGAAAATTTTAAAACTGGGGATATGGCACGAATGGGTCTAAGCTATGAGGAGCTGAAAAAAGTTAACCCACGTCTTATTTATTGTGCAGTCACAGGGTTTGGGCAAACTGGTCCTCTTGCACATGAACCTGGCTTTGACCCAGTTATTCAGGCAATGAGTGGATTAATGCATGTCACCGGCTCCCCTGAGGGTGAAGGAACAAAGGTGGGTGTACCTATTGCAGATATTTTAACGTCTAATTATGTTGTGATTAGTATTTTAGCTGCCTTACGACAACGAGACCTAACTGATCAAGGTCAATTTATTGACTTAGCTTTACTAGATGTCCAAATGAGTAGCTTAGCAAATGTGGCAAGTGCTTATTTAAATACAGGCTTTTCCTCACAGCGTCTTGGGAATCGCCATAATAATGTTGCCCCATATCAAGTATTTCAATGTGCAGATGGTCCCTTAATGATTTGTGTTGGGACAGATGGACAATTTCAAAAGTTTTGCACGATGCTGAAACATGAGGAATGGGCAAAGGATCCGCGCTTTTTATCAAATACTCTTCGTAAGCAGCATGAGGCTGAGCTTGTACAAATGATAGCTAATGTCACAATTACGAAAACTCGGGATGAGTGGATCACATTATTGCAGCGGTATAAAATTCCTGGTGGTCGTGTGAATACGATTGCTGAGGCATTCGCACAACCTCAGTTGATCGCACGTGATATGATTGGTGAACTAGAACACGAACAATATGGGACCATCAAGTTTATAAAAAGCCCATTGAAATTTTCCAATTTAAATATTCAATACAAATTAGCACCACCGTTACTTGGAGAACACACAAACGAATTCCAAAAATCCTCTCTCCTCTAA
- a CDS encoding GTP cyclohydrolase II, protein MTITTKVMDIVKDKMIIVQHSKTENICLVGPVKLPVKQGDFSAIFQWYNWLKLDTSLSKEEIIDGLASANLAFSQQSSVLVYGDFTHTDDALIRMHSICHTGDIFGSQRCDCGYQLHESMKMIVEHGCGAIFYLADHEGRGIGLFSKSLAYLLQEEGLDTVEANHALGFSDDTRSYEEAITVLGALRSKPVTLITNNPKKLAALQAHGLAAEGHVPLWGGLTETNSFYLNTKVEKSGHIREEK, encoded by the coding sequence ATGACAATTACAACAAAAGTTATGGATATAGTGAAAGATAAAATGATCATTGTACAACACTCTAAAACAGAAAATATTTGCTTAGTTGGACCAGTCAAGTTACCGGTGAAACAAGGTGATTTTTCAGCCATTTTCCAATGGTATAACTGGCTAAAATTGGATACAAGTTTATCGAAAGAAGAAATCATTGACGGTTTAGCTTCTGCTAATTTAGCTTTCTCACAACAATCATCGGTTCTTGTTTATGGTGATTTTACCCATACAGACGATGCTTTAATCCGGATGCATAGTATATGTCATACAGGTGACATCTTTGGCAGTCAGCGCTGTGACTGTGGCTATCAATTACATGAATCGATGAAAATGATTGTGGAGCATGGCTGTGGAGCTATTTTTTATTTAGCGGATCATGAGGGGCGTGGCATTGGTTTATTCTCCAAATCTCTTGCCTATTTATTACAAGAAGAGGGATTGGATACAGTTGAGGCTAATCATGCACTAGGCTTCTCAGACGATACTCGTTCCTATGAAGAAGCAATTACAGTATTAGGTGCCCTACGTTCAAAGCCAGTTACGCTTATTACGAATAATCCGAAAAAGCTTGCAGCATTACAGGCTCATGGCTTAGCAGCAGAAGGACATGTCCCATTATGGGGAGGTCTGACAGAAACAAACAGTTTTTATTTAAATACAAAAGTTGAAAAATCTGGACATATACGAGAAGAGAAGTGA
- a CDS encoding DMT family transporter — MNKQWASVIIAAFFEVGWVIGLKHAGNSIEWIGTAIAIFVSFYLLIKAGESLPVGTVYAVFVGLGTAGTVCADSLLFGEPWKIAKIVCIVVLLSGVVGLKLVTGEPKDKEVSE; from the coding sequence ATGAATAAACAATGGGCAAGTGTTATCATTGCTGCTTTTTTTGAGGTCGGTTGGGTCATAGGCCTAAAGCATGCGGGAAATAGTATTGAATGGATAGGTACAGCCATTGCTATTTTTGTGAGCTTTTATTTATTAATTAAAGCTGGGGAAAGTTTACCTGTCGGAACGGTTTATGCCGTATTTGTAGGCTTAGGTACGGCGGGAACAGTGTGTGCGGATAGCTTGCTATTTGGAGAGCCGTGGAAAATAGCTAAAATTGTATGTATTGTCGTATTACTTTCAGGGGTGGTGGGCTTAAAGCTTGTGACTGGAGAGCCAAAAGATAAAGAGGTGAGTGAATAA
- a CDS encoding 5' nucleotidase, NT5C type encodes MKFGFDIDDTLINLRAHAFSLYNQKLGKNIPQEVFQALQRVEIHEPFGLTETEGSTMWNHSMEEIYFTDCPSFEGALETLQLLAQQGHEIYYITSRPKQYCARTRAWMVAQGFPIKDNHFFCGMQDTEKVEIIQKLALDVYVDDKPAVLETLGNVATKVILKNQSYNQQVDLPRLNHWNDFLKIIRVNK; translated from the coding sequence ATGAAATTTGGCTTTGATATTGATGACACACTCATTAATTTACGTGCTCACGCCTTTTCACTCTATAATCAAAAATTAGGTAAAAATATTCCGCAAGAAGTTTTTCAAGCATTGCAAAGGGTGGAGATTCATGAACCGTTTGGGTTAACAGAAACAGAGGGGTCGACAATGTGGAATCACTCCATGGAGGAAATCTATTTTACAGACTGTCCTTCCTTTGAGGGAGCCCTTGAGACACTTCAATTGTTAGCACAGCAGGGACATGAAATTTATTACATTACATCTCGTCCAAAGCAGTACTGTGCACGCACAAGAGCATGGATGGTAGCACAGGGCTTCCCAATCAAAGATAATCACTTTTTCTGTGGTATGCAGGATACAGAAAAAGTAGAGATTATTCAGAAGCTTGCCTTAGATGTCTATGTGGATGATAAACCAGCAGTGTTAGAAACACTTGGCAATGTAGCAACAAAAGTAATCTTAAAAAATCAATCCTATAATCAGCAAGTAGATTTGCCAAGATTGAATCATTGGAATGATTTCCTTAAAATAATCCGTGTAAATAAATAA
- a CDS encoding glycine betaine ABC transporter substrate-binding protein yields MKLKTLSKLGMALGLGFMLAACSGDDSNKSSGDSKDVNLAYVEWDTEIASTNVVGQVLEDLGYNVTLTPLDNAIMWEAVSKGEADGMVAAWLPHTHASQYEKYKADLDELGENLAGAKIGLVVPSYMNINSIEDLANEADHTITGIEPGAGITAATEKALEEYDNLSDWNLVTSSSGAMTTSLAKAIKNKDEIIVTGWSPHWKFAKYDLKYLEDPKGVFGGEETINTFVRKGLKEDQPDVYSVLDNFHWTSEDLESVMLEVMDGKDPKDAAKDWIEKNADKVAEWTKDVKK; encoded by the coding sequence ATGAAATTGAAAACTTTATCTAAATTAGGAATGGCTTTAGGTCTTGGCTTTATGCTTGCCGCATGTAGTGGCGATGATTCTAACAAGAGCAGTGGAGACTCAAAGGATGTCAACCTTGCCTATGTGGAATGGGATACAGAAATTGCTTCCACAAATGTCGTAGGTCAGGTGCTTGAGGACTTAGGATACAATGTAACATTAACACCACTTGATAATGCTATTATGTGGGAGGCTGTTTCAAAAGGTGAGGCAGATGGAATGGTTGCTGCTTGGCTACCTCATACACATGCCTCTCAATACGAAAAATATAAGGCTGATTTAGATGAGTTAGGTGAAAACCTGGCTGGTGCAAAAATTGGTTTAGTAGTACCAAGTTATATGAATATAAATTCAATCGAGGATTTAGCAAATGAAGCTGACCACACTATAACAGGTATAGAGCCTGGCGCTGGGATCACGGCTGCTACAGAAAAGGCGTTAGAAGAATACGATAACTTATCAGATTGGAATCTAGTAACCTCTTCATCTGGCGCCATGACAACTTCCCTGGCAAAGGCCATTAAAAATAAAGACGAAATTATCGTGACAGGCTGGTCTCCTCACTGGAAATTCGCAAAATATGATCTAAAATATTTAGAGGATCCAAAGGGTGTTTTCGGTGGGGAAGAAACAATTAATACCTTCGTTCGCAAAGGCTTAAAAGAGGATCAACCAGATGTCTATTCTGTCCTAGATAATTTCCATTGGACATCAGAAGATTTAGAAAGTGTAATGCTTGAAGTTATGGATGGCAAAGATCCAAAAGACGCTGCTAAAGACTGGATAGAGAAAAACGCTGATAAAGTAGCTGAATGGACAAAGGATGTAAAAAAATAA
- a CDS encoding enoyl-CoA hydratase/isomerase family protein, whose product MTDLLFEVRDHIATITLNRPEAYNAFSEEMITEWIKALEIVRDSNDIRVVIVKGNGKSFCAGGDIKAMQAGEGFFQSEEDISSTGLARKNSLWKKIQRIPLLLEEIDKPVIAQLHGFAMGAGLDMALMCDIRIAAKSTKISESYINVAIVPGDGGAYYLPKLIGIDQALDMFWTARVLTADEAKDKGVVTFVVDDHELDEYTMNYARDLARRPTTTLQFIKRAVYQSQRMDLRTALDYISSQMAIVTELDDFKEGVSAVVEKRKPVYK is encoded by the coding sequence ATGACTGATTTACTTTTTGAAGTGCGAGATCATATTGCAACCATTACTTTAAATAGACCAGAGGCGTACAATGCTTTCAGTGAAGAAATGATTACTGAGTGGATAAAAGCGCTTGAAATTGTTCGCGATTCTAACGATATTCGAGTTGTCATTGTGAAGGGTAATGGAAAGTCTTTTTGTGCGGGTGGCGATATTAAAGCAATGCAGGCTGGTGAGGGCTTTTTCCAAAGCGAAGAAGATATCTCTTCTACAGGTTTAGCACGAAAAAATTCACTTTGGAAAAAAATTCAGCGTATTCCCCTTCTCCTTGAAGAAATTGATAAACCTGTTATTGCACAGTTGCATGGCTTTGCAATGGGCGCTGGGCTTGATATGGCCTTAATGTGTGATATTCGGATTGCCGCTAAATCTACAAAGATTTCAGAAAGCTATATTAACGTTGCTATCGTGCCTGGTGATGGTGGAGCTTATTATTTACCAAAATTAATTGGTATTGATCAAGCATTAGATATGTTCTGGACTGCTCGTGTACTAACTGCAGATGAGGCAAAGGACAAAGGTGTTGTAACATTTGTTGTGGATGACCATGAGCTAGACGAATACACAATGAATTATGCTAGGGACTTAGCAAGACGTCCAACTACAACACTACAATTCATTAAGCGTGCTGTTTATCAAAGTCAACGCATGGATTTACGTACTGCTCTTGATTATATTTCATCACAAATGGCAATTGTCACAGAGTTGGATGATTTTAAAGAGGGTGTTAGCGCGGTTGTAGAAAAACGTAAGCCTGTTTATAAATGA
- a CDS encoding TrkA C-terminal domain-containing protein: MNLEKNVQVKQPKYQQIAVDLASKIVERKYSIGDKIYARSSLASQYNVSAETARRAIAVLQDLEIVEASKGSGVIIKSYEKAAHFVRQFQDVQSVHELQSELMISIQKQHQELLNLQDKTKQLISRTEHFRSVNPFIPYQLEMTAESPCIHQTVQALNFWQNTSSTIVGIRRGNELLLSPGPYVSFEEGDIIYFIGNDESFARVQSFLYPN, from the coding sequence ATGAACTTAGAAAAGAATGTTCAGGTGAAGCAGCCAAAATATCAGCAAATTGCGGTCGATCTTGCTTCAAAAATTGTAGAAAGAAAATATAGTATTGGCGATAAAATTTATGCTAGATCCTCACTTGCAAGTCAATACAATGTATCTGCAGAAACAGCCAGAAGAGCTATCGCAGTTTTACAAGACTTAGAAATTGTAGAGGCTTCTAAAGGCAGTGGTGTCATTATTAAATCATACGAAAAGGCAGCACATTTTGTCCGACAATTTCAGGATGTACAATCTGTCCATGAGCTACAAAGTGAGCTGATGATTAGTATTCAAAAGCAGCATCAAGAATTATTGAACCTACAGGATAAAACGAAACAGCTGATTAGTCGAACAGAACATTTCCGATCCGTCAATCCGTTTATCCCCTATCAATTAGAAATGACTGCCGAAAGTCCTTGTATCCATCAAACAGTACAAGCTTTGAATTTTTGGCAAAATACATCTAGTACGATTGTTGGTATCCGTCGAGGAAATGAATTATTACTATCACCTGGACCATATGTTTCGTTTGAGGAAGGTGATATTATTTACTTTATTGGCAATGATGAAAGTTTCGCTCGTGTTCAGAGCTTTTTATATCCAAATTAA
- a CDS encoding FAD-dependent monooxygenase yields the protein MNYQADVCIVGAGPGGALLSYLLAKKGLSVILLEQNAALGQAFRGEHLNEEGEAVLKSHQLFEAVEALGILRMEKLEYYAEGKAFKTIFPDEAVGHLGIHVPQANLLQGILQKARQFPHFSCSLHTKVTQLLKDSSGRYIGVVARKDGETIEIGSQLIIGADGRYSTIRKHAQIDIQKRKHGFDLLWAKILAPHGWEPSIKMALIGDKQLSLFTQVGGFIQIGWNIEQGSFAQLKKQDFTPFIHQLPEAFPELADSVRTQITSWHDFVLLDVFSSLCESWGTKGIALLGDAVHTMTPTGAFGLNSALKDADCLASLLKKESLTQFDVKKFQGLRTLAIEEVLAKQLEKEQTFAANFINKAS from the coding sequence GTGAATTATCAAGCCGATGTTTGTATCGTAGGCGCAGGGCCAGGTGGTGCATTACTGTCCTATTTATTAGCCAAGAAAGGTCTCTCTGTCATATTATTAGAGCAAAATGCAGCACTTGGTCAGGCATTTCGTGGCGAGCATTTAAATGAGGAGGGGGAGGCTGTTTTGAAAAGTCATCAGCTTTTTGAAGCAGTCGAAGCACTCGGCATATTACGTATGGAGAAGCTTGAATATTATGCAGAAGGGAAAGCTTTTAAAACAATCTTTCCTGATGAAGCTGTTGGACATTTAGGGATTCATGTACCTCAAGCAAATTTATTACAGGGAATTTTACAAAAGGCACGGCAATTTCCTCATTTTTCATGCTCCCTACATACTAAAGTAACGCAGCTTCTAAAGGATTCTTCAGGTAGGTATATAGGCGTCGTAGCAAGAAAAGATGGGGAGACTATTGAAATTGGTAGTCAATTGATTATTGGGGCTGACGGTCGTTATTCTACTATTCGTAAGCATGCACAAATTGATATTCAAAAGCGTAAGCATGGCTTTGATTTACTTTGGGCAAAAATTCTGGCCCCACATGGCTGGGAGCCGTCTATAAAAATGGCCTTAATTGGAGATAAGCAGCTATCACTGTTTACACAGGTTGGTGGCTTTATTCAGATAGGGTGGAATATTGAGCAGGGAAGTTTTGCACAATTAAAAAAACAGGACTTTACTCCGTTTATCCATCAGCTTCCAGAGGCATTTCCGGAATTAGCAGACTCAGTAAGAACACAGATCACCTCTTGGCATGACTTTGTCTTGCTTGATGTTTTCAGTAGCCTTTGTGAAAGCTGGGGAACAAAAGGTATTGCTTTGCTAGGGGATGCTGTTCACACGATGACACCAACAGGGGCATTTGGTCTTAACAGTGCGTTAAAGGATGCAGATTGTTTAGCGTCGCTGTTAAAGAAAGAATCACTTACTCAATTCGATGTGAAAAAATTCCAGGGACTGCGCACGCTAGCTATTGAGGAAGTTTTGGCAAAACAACTAGAGAAAGAGCAGACATTCGCGGCAAACTTTATCAACAAGGCGTCCTGA
- a CDS encoding IclR family transcriptional regulator, with protein MDQEIFEKNYTMSSLHKAIKVLKAFTKDEPSLSLTELSKKTGISISSLQRFVSTFVYEGFLHKDERTKRYQLGHSLLYLGNLVKEESSLIIVAEPILKKLNEEIGESVSMNIIDGLERRCILNYDSTYPLSTKMFVGDTSPLYAGASSKALLAFMSNAEDYIGSIELELISDETILSKEQLWEELLQIRKQRFAKSRSERVRGACSLSAPILNASEQIIASVSLVIPEVRYNDYDEDYLIHTIQSVGLEIEKQLF; from the coding sequence ATGGATCAAGAGATTTTCGAAAAAAACTATACAATGTCATCGCTGCACAAAGCTATTAAAGTATTAAAAGCTTTCACAAAAGATGAACCTAGCCTTTCTCTTACCGAGTTAAGTAAAAAAACAGGGATAAGCATCTCTAGTTTACAGCGCTTCGTTTCTACCTTTGTGTATGAAGGTTTTCTACATAAAGATGAACGTACAAAGCGCTATCAATTGGGGCATTCACTTTTATACTTAGGAAATTTAGTTAAAGAAGAATCAAGTCTAATTATTGTTGCAGAGCCCATTTTAAAAAAATTAAATGAAGAAATTGGCGAGAGTGTTTCCATGAATATAATTGATGGATTGGAAAGACGCTGTATATTAAACTATGATTCAACCTACCCGCTTTCAACAAAGATGTTCGTTGGGGACACTTCTCCCCTTTATGCGGGAGCTTCTTCTAAAGCATTGCTCGCTTTTATGTCAAATGCGGAGGACTATATCGGGAGTATTGAGCTTGAACTAATTTCCGATGAAACCATTCTTTCGAAAGAGCAGCTTTGGGAGGAATTACTGCAAATTCGTAAACAACGATTTGCAAAAAGCAGGAGTGAACGTGTACGAGGTGCATGTTCGCTGTCCGCTCCGATTTTAAATGCTTCCGAGCAAATTATTGCCTCTGTGTCATTGGTCATACCTGAAGTGCGATACAATGACTATGATGAAGATTACCTAATCCACACTATTCAAAGCGTTGGTTTAGAAATTGAAAAACAATTATTTTAA
- the ribD gene encoding bifunctional diaminohydroxyphosphoribosylaminopyrimidine deaminase/5-amino-6-(5-phosphoribosylamino)uracil reductase RibD, translated as MTTDEKYMQLALDLAANARGNTNPNPLVGAVIVKDGIIVGTGLHRKAGEPHAEVHAFRMAGEHAKGATLYVTLEPCSHYGKTPPCANLVKESEVKRVVVAMQDPNPAVAGRGIQLLRNAGIEVAVGVLEEQAQRLNERFIHNMLTKRPFIISKYAMTLDGKIATHTGHSKWVTGEAARQDVHHIRHQVDGILVGVGTVIADNPSLTTRLQEGYGKNPVRIIMDSTLRIPAHAHVLDVKEADTIIVCDEDASLERITALQEQGITVMKVRRNQQGLMIDDMLEKLYQYGITDILVEGGSTVNASFLQQGAIDKYVIYIAPKVLGGKLSLTPFAGPNPSIMDASWDVEVASFDKIGQDLRIIAYPKKGEGK; from the coding sequence ATGACGACAGATGAGAAATATATGCAATTAGCACTGGATTTAGCCGCTAATGCAAGAGGCAATACGAATCCTAATCCACTTGTTGGGGCAGTAATCGTAAAAGACGGCATAATAGTAGGCACAGGCTTACACAGAAAAGCGGGTGAACCACATGCGGAGGTTCATGCTTTTCGTATGGCTGGAGAACATGCGAAAGGTGCCACACTTTATGTAACACTTGAGCCATGTTCACATTATGGAAAAACACCTCCTTGCGCGAATTTAGTGAAGGAGTCTGAAGTTAAGCGCGTTGTTGTTGCCATGCAAGATCCCAATCCAGCTGTTGCTGGACGTGGAATTCAGCTGCTACGTAATGCAGGGATTGAGGTAGCTGTGGGCGTATTAGAGGAACAGGCTCAACGCTTAAATGAACGTTTTATTCATAATATGTTAACAAAACGACCATTTATCATTTCAAAGTACGCGATGACATTAGATGGAAAAATCGCGACTCATACAGGACATTCTAAGTGGGTAACAGGTGAGGCGGCTCGTCAGGATGTTCATCATATTCGACATCAAGTTGATGGGATTTTAGTTGGTGTTGGCACGGTGATAGCTGACAATCCTTCTTTGACAACAAGGTTACAAGAGGGATACGGGAAAAATCCGGTACGTATCATTATGGATAGCACACTCCGCATTCCAGCACATGCTCATGTCCTAGATGTGAAAGAAGCTGACACGATTATTGTTTGTGATGAGGATGCAAGTTTAGAGAGAATAACAGCCTTACAAGAACAAGGTATAACTGTTATGAAAGTGCGCCGTAATCAACAGGGCCTTATGATTGATGATATGCTTGAAAAGCTCTATCAATATGGTATTACTGATATTTTAGTGGAGGGTGGCAGCACTGTAAATGCCTCCTTTTTACAGCAGGGTGCCATTGATAAATATGTCATTTATATAGCACCAAAAGTTCTTGGAGGAAAATTATCCTTAACACCATTTGCTGGTCCAAATCCTTCAATTATGGATGCATCATGGGATGTTGAAGTTGCATCCTTTGATAAGATTGGGCAGGATTTACGTATTATTGCTTATCCGAAAAAGGGTGAGGGCAAGTGA
- a CDS encoding DMT family transporter — protein MAWMALVIAGLCEMMGVYMISKYNDTKSIKNLALLIFAFTLSFAGLAYAMETLPMGTAYAIWTGIGAAGGALLGMLFFNESKDWRRIFCIALVLGAAIFLKLLS, from the coding sequence ATGGCATGGATGGCATTGGTGATTGCAGGGCTCTGTGAGATGATGGGTGTTTATATGATTAGCAAATATAACGATACTAAGAGCATTAAAAATTTAGCACTGCTGATTTTTGCATTTACCCTAAGTTTTGCGGGTCTTGCATATGCTATGGAAACTTTACCGATGGGCACAGCCTACGCTATTTGGACAGGAATCGGAGCGGCGGGAGGAGCATTGCTAGGTATGCTATTCTTTAATGAATCAAAGGATTGGAGACGTATTTTCTGTATTGCGTTGGTTCTAGGAGCAGCAATTTTTTTAAAATTATTATCATAA
- a CDS encoding ABC transporter permease, with product MNNFLDNIPTIPLAPWVESAMDWLTSNFSVLFNAIQKSGKLLMNQVTDLLINIPAIILIVLVVIFAFFITGKKFGLAAFSFIGLLFIYNQGLWSHLMETTTLVLFSSIISIIIGIPLGILMSKSNVAENIIKPILDFMQTMPGFVYLIPAVAFFGIGIVPGVFASVIFALPPTVRMTNLGIRQVPKELVEAADSYGSTASQKLFKVEIPLAKSTIMAGINQTVMLSLSMVVVASMIGAPGLGREVLTALQRTQVGNGFVAGLSLVIFAIIIDRLTQSFNKKKAA from the coding sequence ATGAATAATTTTTTAGACAATATTCCAACAATCCCACTTGCTCCATGGGTAGAATCAGCTATGGACTGGTTGACGAGTAATTTTTCAGTGTTATTTAACGCTATTCAAAAATCTGGAAAACTACTCATGAATCAGGTCACTGATTTATTAATAAACATTCCTGCCATTATTCTTATAGTACTTGTCGTCATCTTTGCCTTTTTTATCACGGGCAAGAAATTTGGACTTGCTGCTTTTTCATTCATAGGCCTGCTATTTATTTATAACCAAGGCTTATGGTCACATCTTATGGAAACAACTACACTTGTACTTTTCTCAAGTATTATTTCAATTATTATTGGTATTCCACTTGGCATCCTTATGTCCAAATCGAATGTAGCAGAAAATATTATTAAGCCCATACTTGATTTTATGCAAACAATGCCCGGCTTCGTATATTTAATTCCAGCAGTTGCCTTCTTTGGCATCGGAATTGTACCTGGTGTCTTTGCATCTGTTATTTTTGCATTACCTCCAACAGTACGTATGACAAATCTTGGTATTCGCCAGGTTCCAAAAGAGTTAGTGGAAGCTGCAGATTCCTACGGTAGTACAGCTAGCCAAAAATTATTTAAAGTGGAGATTCCACTCGCAAAATCAACAATCATGGCAGGTATTAACCAAACCGTTATGCTTTCACTATCAATGGTGGTCGTTGCCTCAATGATTGGCGCACCTGGACTTGGTCGTGAAGTATTGACTGCACTACAACGTACACAAGTTGGTAATGGATTTGTAGCAGGTTTGAGTCTAGTAATCTTCGCGATTATTATTGACCGTTTAACACAAAGCTTTAATAAAAAGAAGGCAGCCTAG